GCAGATGAACCTCTGAATATCCCCATAggcttttctccacagctgacagAGAGAAAGGCTAACTATAGCCACAGTGAGAGGCAGGGAACAGCCGTGCTGCTAAAACACACGCATGCTCTTTCAAGTGATTTTCTTTTCCTATAGAGGGGATGTAGGTGCAGATGCTGCAACCTGGCTGCTCACCTGCACACTTGAAGCTCTGAACCGTGAGCCCTCTCTCCAGAGACAGTGTGGTCAGGATGCTCAGGAAGCTGGTGGTCACAGACTGCCGCTTGCTCTTTCGGAGGTCACTCCCAAAGGGCCGAGCTCCAGGCTTGTTCCTGAGCGTCACCTGTGGGTTCTGAGTCAAACTTCGGGTAGCATTGGCCGCTGCTTTCAGCGCCTCCATCCACTCCTGGGCCCGCTGCCGCGTCTCTGCGCGCAGGCGCAGCACATCCTGGGGAAAAATGACCTGAAAGCAAGAGTCACAGCCATCCTGAGTATCTGTCTGCACCGACAGGCACACATCCACGTTGTAGCTCAGCAGGGGATCTTCATCAAGCCTACCAGGCTGGAATGCCATGAGATAAGACCTGTTCAAGACAAAAGTAAATGCCTTCCAGTTATTCTGGACAGTTAGTCTGTAAAGAGTCCCTGATTTCAGAATATTTTGGTACTCTTTAGTGTTTTCAGTCAAATTCATGGATAGGAAGAGTTCCATAGGCTTCTCTAACACCCCATTAGTTTGAGAAAGGTCACTGTTATTTTCAGGCTTTGGCACATTCTCCAGTTTCTCCTGCTGTCTTGTAAAAGCCGGCCCAGAAGCATGCACCGCTTCCCAAAGTTTCTGTCCCCAGTCCAAAGTCTCCCAGGAGGACTCTGCCTTGAGCTGTAGCTGTGAGCTGTCTGACAGGACAGTGTCCACCACCTTGGTTTCCATGCCACCAGTGACAGCGACCCTTTGAAAACGCATGAGTGGATAGACGGTGGGAAGGGTCTGGTTGCCGCTGCTGTCCAGGCAATACAGGTACAGTTTGTACTGAGAGAGTTCAGCGTAACAGGTTTGCCAGTAGCTGTCATTGTCTCTTCTGACTTCCAAGTATCCCTTCTTCAGAAGATTTGAGAACACTGTCTTGtgttctggaggaaaaaaaattagaatattacaattatttttttaattgtctcAAATTACTGCATCATTCTGGCTTCTCCATCTCTCCTACCCATACATGGCATATCTGAAGACAGGATGACAGAAAGAATCTTAATGTAATAATTATTAAACACAAGCCCTAACTCTACTTTTGAGCCACCGAGAATACAGCACGTTTTTACCCAGAGGTATCAAAACACCTTACAAAAAGGAACAAAGAAACAGAGGGACAGAAAGACAGAGCAATTTTCCTGAGAAAGCAATTATCCAGGATGACAATGGCAGAGCAACAAAACACTGCAGGTCTCCCAGAACTTAGTCTAGAAGTGGACAATGCTATCAAGTAATCTATTGCCAGCTAAAATAAGATTTTGACAGTGAAAAAcacataaaaattaaaaacaccTTACCCTCTCTTTCCTGCTCCTTCCCAGACTCAACTTCATGTTTTCACACACACCACCTCTGCCTCCCTCATCTTAAGCAGCTCAGAGGCAAAGGGCATAGTGGCATCTgctcagctcctctctgctgctccttccttctcacacctttcccctgctccagcatggtcctctccaggggctgcagtcCTTCAGGTTAAATGTAGCCCTGCACGAGCTCTCAGTGGCTGCAGTTCCTTCAGGAAATCTCCACATTCTCCAGCGTGCAGGGAGATCCTGCTCCACCACGTTGtcccaggggctggagcacattCTCATCCTCTGACCCTCAGCTGCTCTTgacacagctgccagtgctgtcccTTCCTGGGATGTGTTCTGCCAAAGAGGCCCCACCTTGGCTGATGGGCACAGCTGTGTCCTGAGGAGGGGCTGCTGAAACAGCCCTGCTTACAGCACCTGGCACCTGCACTGATCCAGTGAATGCAGACCTGTGCCCAACACAGCACTTTCCTACCACATTCCAGCATGACCTGGGACTAGAACATTCTGTGCAGCTCTGCTTACTCCAGAGTTTTGCCAATTTATGAGAATCAGGTTCAGGAGTAACAGATATgaccaaaaatgaaaagtaagagGCTGCCCAGAAGGATTCAAACACACACATCTGAGCATCTCAGCACTTCAGGTGCTTTGGAGCAGATCACAAAACCCAGCCCAAGGCAAAGTCAAGAGGAATCTTCTTCATCCACAGAACATCAGCCATGCACAAGTCACTCCAAGCACTAAAGTGATACAAATTTAAAAGGAATTATCTAAAGCATTTCTGAGTTTTAAAACAAAGTTTCCATATAAAATTTGTTCCAAAATTTTGCACCACTTCAGCCACCACAGGCAAGATTCATATTTTCACCTTGGGCTAGGCATGTGGCTCTAGGCAATTTTTGTTGTTCCCTGTATCAATTCAGAGGCATTCACTGCTACACTGTAATACCAACTGTACCACTTGGCACCCCAAAACAACGCAGGCCTGAGGAATAAATTCCCATTTGAGTTCTACTTCACCCTTCCATTAAGGGTACCTGTGCTGAGTGATGACTGACTAACAGTGACAGAATTAGCAGACACAAGTAAAGGTTTCTGCCTCGAATTGTCTATCTCCCTTAGAGCCTGCTATTCCTGGCACAGGAGCAAGGTAGCCACCTGGAAACAGCTCCTCATCCACTGCCCAGCAAATTGGGTCACAACAAAATCAGCATCAATTGACTTTAACACAGCATCACAGACCACAGCAATACAAGAGCTGGTCTACTCAACATTTCCACCctagggttgacagcctttacaGCCTTTGAAACAGGGAGGCATGGAACTGGAGGCATAAAACATTTTCAGCATCTCAGCTTAACCAGTTACACttatgttaacaggccacactcTAACAAGCTTTAGACATCATCTCTGAGTATACTGAGGATGCCTGCAACACAGAGCTAAAAGAACAGAAACATCTGAACTGGATGAAGCTTCGAAACAAAACCAGGCCTGTATAGAAACTACATCCCCATCTGTACTGGGCTTCCCAGCTAATATGGCCAAGATTGCTGGCTAGACTGCTCTAACCACTGCTGGATAAGGGGTGAGTCTGTCTGTCCTCCTAGAGCATAAGGAGAGTCAGGGACTCATGAGTATTTGAGGAACTTACTATCCAGGGGCTTCTGATAGCAACTGGGGCAGCCTTGGGCTGTACCCTTCATTCTAAGAAGATGCTCCTGCCTTTGGCTGCAAGTACTCCTGTAGCTAATGCTCAGTTTCTTCTATGGGCAAGAGAAAGAATCAGAATAGCAGCAGTGTAAAAGCTTTTGCCAGCTCTTCAGCAAAGACCAGCTTTTAAGGATTTATAAGGATTAAGCAGACAAGCTCCAGTTAAACTTAATGAACATACATGAAAATTAATTGTTTGACATCCTTAATGTTGGTATGGAAATCTCAtgggggttaaaaatgggggaaGGACGCTACCTTGCAGCCACCCTAATAAAAAGGAGGCACTTAGGTTTCACCTTGACAGCCCAGCCTCAGCTTCCCCATTTACCCACATCCTCAGAACAGAGCCTGCATTTAACTCCATGCTCAAAGGACTCCATCTAGAGAGATTTCCTGCAGATAGGGCAAAAACCATAACTATTTCAAAAACTGCTATTTTGGCACTAGGTCTAAAAAGGTCAGTATAACTATACCTTGCATATCAATAAACTACTGGAGGATATTTCAGCTAAATATGAAAACTGAAAGCCTAATCTATAACCCAAAATGGTAGAGAAAAAGCACACTTTGATAGCCCAAATGGATAGATGTGCACACACATGGACACACTGAAAGAGAACCAATTTTGTTCATCATACATCTCTGGCCCTGACATTCATTAGTATTTCTGCACTAACTCAAAAGCCATTAATTTCTCTGAAACCCACACTAATCCCTTTGTAGTGCAGATAATGGACAGCCATTCTAGAGTCATCTTCCCTTTCTATTAATCCAATCAGGGAGGCAGCGCTTCTGCAGCTCCAACTGCAATCTCTCTCACTTCCATCAAGAACAGATGACTGTTCGAGCTTCTGCATAATAAGACAACTCATAACCTTCCCCCAGCCACCCCTCCTTCATCCACACACAGGTCTGCTTATCTTTTGTTGAGTTAGAGAAAGGCTATCTCTCCCTGTCTTTCACAGAGGCACCCCCCTCTCCCTCCTTCACTCCACTCCTTCCCTTCAAGCTCTGTGAAATCGGCTCCAATGGCTCTGCTCAAACTGGGACAGAACCAGCAGCCACCTTGATTAACATTCAAATGCCTCGTATTGTTTAGGTCAGGGCAATAGATGCTGGCAGAGACAGGTTGAATTCGTATGCTGAACATACACACACATCTCACAGCTCTGctcctttatctcttccacatgcACTGTGCCAGATAATACCTTTTTACTCAGAGAGCAAATGGTACCATCTCTCTATCCACCTTCCAAACAGAAACTGCATCTCTTTTCCTCCTTATGGAGACAGGCAGAGTAAATTGaagaagagtaaaaaaaaaaaaaaaaaggaaataatcacAGTAAATGGCTCACATCTGAGCCATCTGGAGTTATAATTTCAAGGAAAGAGGTGGAAGAAGGCAGAGAAAAAACAAGAGAGTCtcagcagctgggacagagcaATATCTTCCTCAGCATCTCTCCTCTCCATTGGGAAATGCCCCCTTGTCCCAGATAGGAAACCTGCACATTGCACTGAAACCAGGCCAGCCTAGCACCCCACCACCACTGGCCACACTTGGGGCAGCTGGTGCAACCAGCACCCCAGAGATAGAGACCAAAAGTTGTGCCAGCATGTCCAGAAGATACACACTCCAGAACAACTGGCTGTACTTGCATCTCAGCTGGCATGGCAGGAAAGCTCACTCTGTTTTTCCACCACTGAGGCATTTCTAACAACAGTCATTCCAAGTAACTTGGAAAAGAGCAGAAGCAGAGATGCCCAGtttgtgaggagtttgagggggCACTCCTCTCTGAATTCTCTAGTGCTTAGTAAGCGATGAGTGTAAGTTACAGAGTTTTTGCCAGTAGTTTTCCTCTCAGATTTTTAAAAACTCAACATTTTTACAAAACATGTTTGGGACCTAAAATGCTCTCAAATTAGGTTGGGCTAGTCACCTTCTTGGTGGGATTTGCTGGATCACGGACAAACTGTGCCTCAGATCCACAATGTTCACTATCTTCCTATTTAAAAATACAGTCTTTTCCTCCCACCCATTTTCCCTCCTGGGTCTGCAGATACGTATCCTTCAGTTTGTCAGTGTGCAGGTGCTCAACACAGTGACAGCTCTAGAGTTCTCCAAGCTCACAGGCAAAGCAGGCAAACAAAACAGCTAGCTGGAAAAAGTACTGAAGCACCCACACTGTCAGGAGTGGCAGTGTTTGAATAACACCCACATGGCCATCAAGCCGTGCTGTGTTTAAAACACTGTGTTTTAAAAATCCAAGCCAAGCTTCACTGTATATTACAGAAGCAGTATTCTCTCTTTGTCTGCCAGGCCACATGCCCAGAAATACAAGAGCCTGCCTTGAATTTGCTAACAACTTCTGTCTTTGCTAGCTCTGCTTCCTGCTTGTGTCCCATAGCACAACAGGGTTTATTTCTAGCACGAGTTCTTTCACTAGCAGGCCAAAGATATTGCCCCAAAAGGCACAGCTTCTTTTCAGGTCCTTTTCTTTCTCAGCACATGGAAAGGATTCAGTGTCATTTTATTTGTATTATGGTTTAGTGGTAGAatcagcagtgctgggttaacagctggaGGAGATAATCTTAAAGGTTTTTcctaacctaaatgattctatgattctataaaagAGCAAGCAGTAGGAAGAGAGAAGCCCACAGTAATGGGTACACTACGACAGTAAGGAAATAAAACAGTGAAGAGTTCACATATGCAGTAACTGGGACAGCTCTGGAGGACTGGGAGACCTCTGCAGGCTCCAGAAGGAAGTCCTTTACAGCACTGAGGACTGACAGGAGTTGCTGAAGGTCCTCTCAGTATCTCACAGCATTCATTTATTTGGATTAAAACTCTGAAAAGGGATGTCTTCTAAGGATGCAACCACTATGACCCCTTCAACAACTGCAGTAGGTTTTATCCAATCTCTAAATACATTCTTCAGTCTTTTCTGGAGAATAATTAGTAGCCACAGACACACGTCTGTAAAACCTACTTTCTTGCTTTTGCACCTCTCTTTTCAGGTCAGCTCACAGTAGCAGCAAACTCTTTGTGAGGCTCTCTTGTAAACACAGAGGGAAGAAATAGCACAGCTACCTTGTAAAACCTGCACAGCTGCTGAACAGAACAGGTAAAGGAAACAGGTTTAAAAGGGATATTTTCAGAGCACAGGAGCTCTCCTTTCTAAAGAAGGTACCCCTGCCTTCCAACATTCCATAGAGAAAGCTCTTGGAGGGCACACAGCAAGCACTGACTACCTCCAGAAGTGGGTCCTTGGAATTTcatattacagaatcacagattaaGCTTAAAACACTATCAGGGACATGTACAGACCTTCAATGGCTCCATTTAAAGGGAGTTTCTGTGAGCATATGAAGTTGTTACACATCAAACCCAGGAGATGCCCAGGATACAGCTGACAAAAACGAGGAGCTCTGTCTCCACACTTGAGAGTGCATTTCTATTCTGCATCCTTTCCACAGAAAGATACAGAACAGAAACTCCACTCTACAAGAAGCAATATATCTCCCTAGACAAAAGTAACAGCAAGTGCACTTGCCTTTGTCACCCTTCTTTTTCTACAGCAACTATGTCACAATATAACACAACGTGTTTTTACCTATATATACACTTATATATACACTTAAACATACTTACatgttatatatatttatacacacacatcTCCCCCCACACTAACACTTAGGCACCTGCTTTCCATGTTCTAATATAGCTGACTTAGCTGGAAAACCCAACACAAAAAGTTTCTTTTAACCCTAAACAGACCACCTATTCCTAACTGGAGTCAAGCCACCATGTGCATACAAGCACCCTTTCACAATCCCTTGATTTTTAGTTAAACCCTACCTTTATTTAGATTACAAAAATCTTTGTGGCACTAGCTGCTGTTTCTCTCTGTAAGTGCCTGGCCCATTGCTGGCATCTACAAAATAAATCATGGAGATGTAGACACTGGGTCAGTGTTTCCAAAGCCCTGAGCACCtcttcagtgcagtgcttgggaaAAGGAAGAATACCACTTGCTGAAACACCGCTTCGTATGGCTCACTGGAGATGCCTGCCTCAATCTGATAACAACACCTCCTGTGCCCCACACAATGCTGGCAGGAATGCCTTCATATTGACAATTTGACTGCTTTAGCTTCTCTTACTTGCTTATGGAGTGAAAATTCAGCATCATTTAAAGAAAGAGAGCAGAGATCTTTGGGCCTTACAGTAAAGCTCTGTACGTCTGCCCTCTTTTTAATGGCTGCTCTTTCACTTTATGAAAACTGCTTTTGTTTGGATTTGCCATTCTTCCAAAAGCTTTAACATTCAAAGCTTTTTTTTAAGTTTGGGAAATCATTCAAGGAAATGATCAGAAATACATagcaaataaataattttgtcCTGAGTCAAACTGAATAGGACAGAAGCAAAAAGTAAAACAACTTTAGATATTTAAACTATAAAAAAGAACAGGAATCAAGGTAAGTTCAAAATATTATCCTTAGGCAGGCAAACACAGAGTTAAATCAGTATGGCTCTTTTGTCTTTGATGTATCTTCGTTTAAGAGTTACCTCACAGCTAGATTGTGAgtaggttttttgtgtttttttaacaTTCAGCTCCTCTTTCAAGACAAATATTAAAATCAGATAGGAAACTCCTCATATAAACACAAACAAAGCAGCACCACAAACCTGTGTTTCCTTGGATATCCCCTCCGTTGGTTAGGGCCAGGTAGGAAAGCAGAGCACAGTTATTGTcctgcccaggtgcaggtggctgctgcagggaggtgCCTGTGAAGACCACTCTCCAGTTCACGTGGCTGATGTCAGAGCGCGACCTGTTGTGACCTGGTTTGAACATGGAGGCTTCCTCATTCTGCACCAGGATGTCATTCACTGAGCGAGGCCTGTCCCTCCGCCGCTGGCAGATCTTGAAGATATTAAAAGCTGTGGtgtccccttcccctgcccaAGCAAGGTTGTCAGCAGCTGTTCCCCTCTGCACCATGCACTGGTCTTTGGCAGGGAACACTGTCTGAGCTTTGGTTTCCAAGAGGCCATTTTTGCAGTGATCCCAGATGAGGCTACTTTTGGCTAAGGAAGTGACGTTCCTCAGGTTCCTGCTCTCTGTTATCTGATCGAATACCTCATGCCCAACCAGTTCTGGGACCTCCTGTACACCATACACCTCAGAAGGCTGCACAATCTTTTCAAGCTTAGTATCAAAACTATTGAAAAAGTCTTCAGTCACTTCCAAGGCAGGGCTAATGTCATCCACTTCAAGAGCCTCCAtgtcctgtgctgctgtgggctcAAGGCGGCGCGATGAGTTAAGAAGATACCACATCAACATGGACCCAAAGACCTGCTTCACATCTATCCTTGGCACACCATTAACTTGGATGTGGTGGGCAAACACAGTCACCAACTCCAATCCATAGTGGTAGGAAGTAACCAACTCAATTTGTCTTCAGAGGGAAGATCTAACACCCACTGACCAAGTAGGCTATGGTCCCGGTCTCATGGGGATGAAGAGTACCtgtaaagaaaagcaaaacatcaCATCAGGAAGAGTCTATTCCCAGGTAAATATGTGTAATCACATCACTCCTTTCACAGTCATAATCCCCTTCGTTTAACTTTCTCCTTCAATTGGCACCAAAATCACTGTGCATGAAGAAACCCTTTGTGTTTCTGTTGTTCACTCTGTGTGAACTCTGTGTATAATCACTTTTTGAACTGAAAGCTGCAGAGAGGAGGATGGGACACCAGATGATGGAAACCAAAGCAATACCATTTGTTAACCAAGCTTTAGAAAGCTGCATTGAGAGGTTGCCTCCTAAGGAATGCTTCATAGAGTTTCCCTTAGGCctttccctccttttcttttttctaataAAAAGTTAATAAACTACAGGGTCATAACATAGGCCAACCAGCCCCAAATAGTTTGCTTTTTTGTCCAAGATTGCTTGAACTTGCAATTTTATGGAGACCAACATGAGTTTTACAGCAGCTACCTTGCCTATCTGTCTGCATGAACAGAACTGTGACATTTGCCAAATAAATCAAGTCTGCTGCTGTCTTGAAGCTCCATCCACAGTGCTGCCATGCTGAAGGGAAAAGCACAGTAGGTATGTTTAAATTGGAGTAACCTGGCAAATGTCTGCGAGTTCTTGGGACCTGGAGACTGAGCATTTGTCCTGGCAGGAGAACACCCTCAAGTCTCCTAAGACAAAGCACAGTTCCCAGAGCCTGGACATGCAGAACAGCTGAAAGTCTGAGTTTTGAACACATCAGCTCAAGTCCTAGAAGCAGCAAATCTGCATTAGCTCAGAGTTCTATCTAGATTATTACACTCAACAAAACTAACTAGCTGGGCTGGGCCGATAATTAGCAGCTCATTAGCTTGTAAATGCTGCTGAAGTGCTACCAGGACCCATGAAGATTTATGCTTAGCAGGAAAAAACATATATTAAACAGCATCAAAAACAGATAATACTTCTATttaaggtgggtttttttttaaatccagaacAGTCTTTTAGCCTAATTTCTGTTAGGAAAGCTGACCATAGCAAGCCAGAGGAAGAGAGGAAGGTGGCCAGCAACCCCAAAAGGAGGGGGCACAGAATTCTGTAGCACGAGCCAATCTCCTTCACAATCCCCCAGTTgcttctgcccagccctgcttcaGTTGTAGCCAGCCATGACACAGCTGGACTCAAAAGCAGCAGTTCACCCTCCCTCCCAGTGGATCTGCACTTCAGACTATGACATCCACAAAGACACTCCAACTAAGTAACTTGCAAAAGCAATAACTAATCACATACACAACTCTGGAACATCAAGCCTTTACACTGAGATCTTACTCCCCTTAACTCTTTGCAAGGATTCACTTTGCTAGTCTCATAGTGAATCAGGGTAGGATAAGCTTCAATTATGTGAACACAGAGTAAGACACTGAAGATAGAGACAAAACCACAAGCAGAGGGCTGAACAATACAGACTTGGAGTTATTTCAAATCAGAACAGTCTGGGAGCTGACTCTTTGCAAAGATGTGTAACTGTGGTAGTTGACAGCAGTGGGAAATTAAGTCATCCTGGGCACATCTGCATTGTCAGCTTAATGCAGCACTGAGTTTACTCTTGAAGCTCAGTcctgccagcagccccagagcagtgTTCTGTTCCCTGGTACCACAGAGCTTGAGAGCTCAAGGAACAGCCTAAGGGACATAGGTGGTGCAACCTGTCTACTTATTCTACACCTTTCTGTAGCATATTTTTACAGCAACAATGGTATTTCGAAGTTGCAAACTGCAAGAAGCATTCACTTGAACAAAACTAGCACCAACATAACCACAGGCCTGCAGTGAAGGCTACAGCCTGGTCCATTCAAAGATGCTGCCTCATGGGGGTTGGCAGAGGATGCAGCCTTGCACTCCCTCACACAACTGGAGCGGCAATCACTCCAGAAGGGCTTGTGACATGCCACTGCAGCATTCTAGTGACAGCAGAACAATGTTGTCTGTTCTTTAAGTCCCTAGGAAAGGTGGAAAGCAAGGGATAAAAACTGACACTTACGTTAACAAGTTGATGTTTCAATGCCAGAGGCTTCAAGTGGCAGAACGTTTCTCTGGATCCTGTGAGACTGGAGCTGCCAGCCAGCCAAGTGTGCTGATGCCAAGCTACAAACTGACCTCACAGCCAGGAGGATGCTGAATCACATGGTCATGAGAAGATGACAGGCCCCTGTACCACACAGTCCATAAACTGCAGCCTTCATACCTTCCCAACCAGTCTGTTTGCCCTGCTCAATAAAGATGTGAAAGGTGACATCAGTGGTGGCAGGCTCATTCCCCCCTACACCAGCAAAAGAGTTGTGCCAGTAATTCCCACTAGCACTGGGATCCTGCAATTACATATCCTCCATAAATGCAATTAGGCACTTTCTGACAGCAGCACTCAACAAAAATTTAATTGAGATGTCTGCATGGATTTGGTGCCAAATGAAAGGAAACTCTGACACGGCAGTAAACAGCTTCATCACAATCTCCTCCAGGAGGGAAGCAGTGAAAATCACTTCCTTCATGGGAAGGGTAAAAAAAAAGGCTAACAATAGAATAAGTTAAGCTCCTTTTAAGTTACTATAAAATGTATTGCTTTATGTATTGTTTCTTGAAATGCCTTAAATTTTCCAAAGACATCCAGTCTAAGGCAGTGAATATGAGAGAAAGAATGAACCATCAGCCCAAACTATTATAGATTGATGAAGCTATGGACAACCATAAGCTTGGATTTGTGCTCATCCAGGTCCCTGGGAACTGGTCTTAGTGAAAAAAGGATGAAGGAACATGCTGCATTGTACTCAGCAAAAACTGCTGGACACAGCAGCTGAAAAACAGTTTTCTGTATCTCTGCCCAGCATGAACATGCAGCAGTCAGATAATTAATGTGCACTTACAACACAAGAAGTCTTTACTATCACAAGTTTGTAGTGGCCCCATCACTCACATGGCTGAGGTAAACAGCAAGGATTACTGGTCAGAGCATATGAGACACTGAAGTTCAATTTACTAAAGATTACCTCCCTTGGAGAAGCCACATGGACTTAACTTGAGTGACAGCACAGTCTGACACAGAGAAAAGTCACGAATGACAAATGCCAAGGAACATACACTGGAAGAGACCATTTCACTTCCTGATGCATTTTCTGGATCCTCGTGGGTTATGGAAAATACCCAAGCATTGCATGGCAAAATTTAAAAAGCACAGAAAATGCTGTGAAGCAGAGGGGAAAAGCAGAAAGGAACAATAGGAGACTTCACACAACTTGATAAGCAATCTTGTTGGTTTTGGTGCTCAGAGAACTTCCTACTTCTCTTCCAGATAATAGAGATGCTTAACACAACAAGTGATACACAATAGATAAATAGACTTCCCCTTTTCTCTGGTATTTGGAGAGAGAATCAGAAAGGAACTATCAATGATGTTCATAAGGAAATGCATAAACTACAGGAGCTCCCAGTCAGTAAAAGGTAGCCAAAGACAGGTAATATAAAAGTCCCTCAAGTCTCATTGATTCTTAATGACTCTTGAGCTCAGATTCCTAGCAAAGATCAGGGTTTCTGAGAATTTTATCTCAAGAGCATAAGAGGAGTTCTACAAGCTACCTGTATGCAAATAGACAGCAGGCACTGGGAGCTTGCCCTATCCCCTTCCCAACACACTGGAACCTTCTGTAGGAACCAGCTCTGCTCTTCTCACACTACATTACAACTGTGGGCTGAAACTCCAAGGccaagaaggaaaacaaagagaGGTTCTTTCAGCTGGGTAACAGCTGGGTAGCAGAGGAAATTCAAGCAGCCTAGGGACTTTTATTTCTGTTATGATGTAGGCCTGGACCACTACAATCCAGTTCATGGCCTATGTGTTGTTCACACAAATCTGGTCTGAACACATCTGAAGAAGAGGCTGATGCAGTGTCTCTGAATGCAATCCACTGGGGTGGCACAGCTAAATACCTACTGAGCTTTTCCACCTGTCAGTCTGAGCAACCTCAATGTCTTCCAGTGGTACTTCAAACAATCACAACCTACAGGTTTTGCGGCTTCAAGGATTTCTGACCTGCTCTGTAGCTCACATCAGGCAAGTATTGCCCTGAATCTAAACAGGGCACACTTAGGTCAATGCTAGTCCTTGAAAagcaggctctgctgggcagaaTCCCTGAAAGAAGCTATGAAGCTGATGACTTAGGAGCTACCTAATAGTT
The sequence above is a segment of the Melospiza melodia melodia isolate bMelMel2 chromosome 8, bMelMel2.pri, whole genome shotgun sequence genome. Coding sequences within it:
- the PLEKHM3 gene encoding pleckstrin homology domain-containing family M member 3 isoform X1 — translated: MLMWYLLNSSRRLEPTAAQDMEALEVDDISPALEVTEDFFNSFDTKLEKIVQPSEVYGVQEVPELVGHEVFDQITESRNLRNVTSLAKSSLIWDHCKNGLLETKAQTVFPAKDQCMVQRGTAADNLAWAGEGDTTAFNIFKICQRRRDRPRSVNDILVQNEEASMFKPGHNRSRSDISHVNWRVVFTGTSLQQPPAPGQDNNCALLSYLALTNGGDIQGNTEHKTVFSNLLKKGYLEVRRDNDSYWQTCYAELSQYKLYLYCLDSSGNQTLPTVYPLMRFQRVAVTGGMETKVVDTVLSDSSQLQLKAESSWETLDWGQKLWEAVHASGPAFTRQQEKLENVPKPENNSDLSQTNGVLEKPMELFLSMNLTENTKEYQNILKSGTLYRLTVQNNWKAFTFVLNRSYLMAFQPGRLDEDPLLSYNVDVCLSVQTDTQDGCDSCFQVIFPQDVLRLRAETRQRAQEWMEALKAAANATRSLTQNPQVTLRNKPGARPFGSDLRKSKRQSVTTSFLSILTTLSLERGLTVQSFKCAGCQRSIGLSNGKAKVCSYSGWYYCSTCHVDDNFLIPARLVHNWDTSKYKVSKQAKEFLEYVYEEPLIDIQQENPMLYSHAEPLATVVRLRQQLKSLRAYLFSCRAAVAEDLRRRIFPREYLLQQIHLYSLADLQQVIEGKLAPFLGKVIKFATSHVYSCSLCSQKGFICEICNNGEILYPFEDISTSSGSVCGDPDPANHVSTLNGRQTSNPKEISGMCESCGAVFHSECKVKAVPCPRFVKIWNTDFCFIYNLQTVVFKAESSFDCGSISLIAEVFLKERTGYIMLTLKGTFGLHPCDEISYKR
- the PLEKHM3 gene encoding pleckstrin homology domain-containing family M member 3 isoform X4, with the protein product MLMWYLLNSSRRLEPTAAQDMEALEVDDISPALEVTEDFFNSFDTKLEKIVQPSEVYGVQEVPELVGHEVFDQITESRNLRNVTSLAKSSLIWDHCKNGLLETKAQTVFPAKDQCMVQRGTAADNLAWAGEGDTTAFNIFKICQRRRDRPRSVNDILVQNEEASMFKPGHNRSRSDISHVNWRVVFTGTSLQQPPAPGQDNNCALLSYLALTNGGDIQGNTEHKTVFSNLLKKGYLEVRRDNDSYWQTCYAELSQYKLYLYCLDSSGNQTLPTVYPLMRFQRVAVTGGMETKVVDTVLSDSSQLQLKAESSWETLDWGQKLWEAVHASGPAFTRQQEKLENVPKPENNSDLSQTNGVLEKPMELFLSMNLTENTKEYQNILKSGTLYRLTVQNNWKAFTFVLNRSYLMAFQPGRLDEDPLLSYNVDVCLSVQTDTQDGCDSCFQVIFPQDVLRLRAETRQRAQEWMEALKAAANATRSLTQNPQVTLRNKPGARPFGSDLRKSKRQSVTTSFLSILTTLSLERGLTVQSFKCAGCQRSIGLSNGKAKVCSYSGWYYCSTCHVDDNFLIPARLVHNWDTSKYKVSKQAKEFLEYVYEEPLIDIQQENPMLYSHAEPLATVVRLRQQLKSLRAYLFSCRAAVAEDLRRRIFPREYLLQQIHLYSLADLQQVIEGKLAPFLGKVIKFATSHVYSCSLCSQKGFICEICNNGEILYPFEDISTSRNLWTSSL
- the PLEKHM3 gene encoding pleckstrin homology domain-containing family M member 3 isoform X2, with protein sequence MLMWYLLNSSRRLEPTAAQDMEALEVDDISPALEVTEDFFNSFDTKLEKIVQPSEVYGVQEVPELVGHEVFDQITESRNLRNVTSLAKSSLIWDHCKNGLLETKAQTVFPAKDQCMVQRGTAADNLAWAGEGDTTAFNIFKICQRRRDRPRSVNDILVQNEEASMFKPGHNRSRSDISHVNWRVVFTGTSLQQPPAPGQDNNCALLSYLALTNGGDIQGNTEHKTVFSNLLKKGYLEVRRDNDSYWQTCYAELSQYKLYLYCLDSSGNQTLPTVYPLMRFQRVAVTGGMETKVVDTVLSDSSQLQLKAESSWETLDWGQKLWEAVHASGPAFTRQQEKLENVPKPENNSDLSQTNGVLEKPMELFLSMNLTENTKEYQNILKSGTLYRLTVQNNWKAFTFVLNRSYLMAFQPGRLDEDPLLSYNVDVCLSVQTDTQDGCDSCFQVIFPQDVLRLRAETRQRAQEWMEALKAAANATRSLTQNPQVTLRNKPGARPFGSDLRKSKRQSVTTSFLSILTTLSLERGLTVQSFKCAGCQRSIGLSNGKAKVCSYSGWYYCSTCHVDDNFLIPARLVHNWDTSKYKVSKQAKEFLEYVYEEPLIDIQQENPMLYSHAEPLATVVRLRQQLKSLRAYLFSCRAAVAEDLRRRIFPREYLLQQIHLYSLADLQQVIEGKLAPFLGKVIKFATSHVYSCSLCSQKGFICEICNNGEILYPFEDISTSRCESCGAVFHSECKVKAVPCPRFVKIWNTDFCFIYNLQTVVFKAESSFDCGSISLIAEVFLKERTGYIMLTLKGTFGLHPCDEISYKR